A section of the Nitrospirota bacterium genome encodes:
- a CDS encoding helix-turn-helix transcriptional regulator: IRKAVEEYGYSQREVADYLEMHYSSVSRIVNGNKMENSIIKT; encoded by the coding sequence TCATCCGGAAAGCGGTGGAAGAGTATGGATACAGTCAGAGGGAGGTTGCAGATTATTTGGAGATGCATTACTCTTCCGTTAGCCGGATTGTCAATGGGAATAAGATGGAAAATTCAATAATAAAGACCTGA